In Parabacteroides timonensis, the genomic stretch AAGTAGCCAACTGGCGGCAACGTGTCCCCTGGCTCATCGGTTCGGAATAAACCGGACGGTAGTTCTGACGGATCGCATTGCGCATAGCTCCTTGTGTATAATCTACCGGACCGGCCACCATACGGATGAACGGGAAAGTCACATCATAAGTAACCATATCATACGATTCGGGCGACCACTTCAATTGTTCCAGGCCGTTCACACCCTCATAATTGATCACGTTCGGATAGGTGCGCTGCAATCCGGTCGGTTTACAGATTCCATGGTAGTCGACCAGCATATTATAGCGGGCACAAGTCTCTGCTCCACGATACAGGAAGTCTATTATTTCCTGATCGTCGCGATCCATAAAGTCTACCTTGAAACCTTTCACTCCCATATCGGCATAATGTTTCACCACATTTTCCATATCCCGGTCGAAGGCATAATAACCGGCCCACAGGATAATATCCACATTCTTCGATTTTGCATACGATACGATCTCCTTCAAGTCGATTTCCGGGATCACCTGCAATAAATCAGCTTTCAGGTTTACAGCCCATCCTTCATCGAGGATCACATATTCGATGCCATGGTCGGCTGCGAAATCGATATAATATTTATACGTTTCGTTATTGATACCGGCACGGAAATCGACTCCGGAAATATTCCAGTCGTTCCACCAATCCCAGGCAACCTTACCCGGTTTGATCCAGGAGATATCCTTTATACGGGAGGGAGCTGCCAGGCGATATACCATATCGCAATCGGCCAACTGCTTGTCGTTTTCCGAAACAACGAACACACGCCAGGGGAAAGAACGGTTTCCTTTTGTCTTGGCTATATAATTCTCGCGTTCCTTGACCAGCATCTGCAATTGGTTATGTCCGCCTTGCTGTTTCACCTTCGGATACGGGGCATGGACTGATTTCAGGGAAGGCTTATCTGTCGTGTTATTCAGGAACATACCCGGATAGCTTTCGAGGTCGGCCTCTGTGATACAAACCTTCTTTCCGTTTCCGAGATCGACCAGGAACGGCAGGATCATCAGGCGCTTGTCGTTCAGCTTGGTGATCGGTTCGTTATAATAAGGTTGCTCAAATGAATTGGAGAACTGTTCTTCGAAAGTCGGCTTGGTGGTGTTCACATAAGCGGCGAAGGTCTTGTGGTCGGTAGAGAAGTTATAGGATGCTTCTTCATCTTTCACGATCATATCTCCTTTTTTCTTCGTCACGAAACGATAGGCCATACCGTCATTATACAGGCGGAACACGATACTGTAATCGCCACGGAAAGCGATCGTCATCTCATTATATATATCGCTTACTTCCGATTTCTTATATAACGGCGACGGGATCGACTTATCGACGGAACCTTTCGTCACTTTCGAAACTTTAGGGCTGTTACCTCCCAACACTTCGCCGGTCTGTAAGGTCATGGATATGGCAGAAGGAGCCAGCACCTCCGTCCCGTCATGGTTCAACGAGAACTCTACATTATCTCCAACTGTCACAACAGTGTGCAGTTTCCTGTCGGGCGACTGCAACTGATAACTTTTCTGAGCCAATAAAGGCATGCTTCCCAACAACAGGAAAGTAAGCAATACTTGTGCTTTCATGGTATCTGAATTTTTGTTTTTAACTGAGGCAAATATACGTGAATAAACGAAAACAAAAATTCTAATATTGTACTATCTTTGTCAATATTGTATCAAAAAGCATTGCAAACAAATAGATCGACCTATGAAAAGACTGTTGAGTATCTTTATTCTATGTATGGTATGCCTCTCTGCCGGGGCAGAATGGAAATGGCAGAATCCGATGGACGCAGGTTTCCCTGTGATCCAGAACCAGGGCTGGCCCGGTGAGATCGGACAGACCTATGTACGCCTACCCGACCGGGCAAAGGGCGAAGTCAGGGAACCGGTTTGGAACCTCTCCCGCAACTCAGCCGGACTGGCTATTCATTTTTATTGCAACTCCCCCCAGATAACCGTACGTTACCAGGTAAGCGGTGGGTATGCTATGCCGCACATGCAATCGACCGGCGTATCGGGTCTCGACCTGTATAGCATCGACAGCGAGGGCAAGTGGAGTTTCTGTTTCGGTAACTACTCATTCGGAGATACGATCCGATACAGCTATACGAACCTGGGACAAGACAAGTTCCATAACCGCGGGTTTGAATACAGACTCTACTTACCTTTATATAATAGTATCAAGTGGATGGAGATCGGCACACCGGAAGGAACCGAACTGACTTTCATTCCCCAATCGCCGGAGAAGCCGATCGTTCTTTACGGTACTTCCATCGCACAGGGCGCTTGCTCCTCACGTCCGGCTATGGCGTGGGCGAACATCCTGCAACGTTCGCTGGATTATCCGTTGGTCAATCTGGGATTTTCAGGTAACGGGCAACTCGAAAAAGCAGTCCTGAACTACATCGTTGAGCAGGATGCCCGCCTCTACATCCTGGATTGCCTGCCCAACTTCACACAAAAAACCAATGAAGAAGTAACCGCCCTGGTAATTGCCGCCGTCAAACAAATCCGGGAAAAACGAAACGCTCCCATCCTCCTGGTAGAACATGCCGGATACAGCAACGCTCCCAGCAACCGAGGACAATACGAATTATATACCCGCCTGAACGCCGCTTCACGCAAAGGATACGAAGCCTTGTTGCAAGCCGGTGTCAAAGACCTGTATTACCTGACACATGAAGAATTGAACTATCCGCCCGATGCCTGGGTTGACTACGTACACCCTTCTGACCTCGGAGCCACCTACCAGGCGACAGCCGTTGAAAAGAAAGTACGCGACATCCTCCGGCTGCCGGTAGGTGACAGCCCGACGACCCAGCCTGTCACTCAACGTCGCGAACCGAACAATTACGAATGGCAGACCCGCCATCGCGACATATTGAAGCATATCGAGCAAAACCCGCCCAAAGCCGTCATCCTCGGCAACTCGATCACTCATTTCTGGGGAGGAGAACCGGCTGGACCGAGAAGCAGCGGCGCGAAAAGCTGGAAGAAGATCATGGAACCGGCCGGATTCCAGAATCTGGGATACGGTTACGACCGTATAGAAAACGTACTTTGGCGCATCTACCACGGTGAGTTGGATGGATATGAAGCGGATAAAGTTGTCCTGATGATCGGAACGAACAATATGGGAATCAGCCCGGACAATGATATTGTAGAAGGTCTGCGTTTCCTCATCACAGCTATCCGTAACCGCCAACCGAAAGCGACGGTCAAAGTGATCGGTATCCTTCCCCGCCGGGAACACGAGGATTGGGTGAAAAACATCAACCAGCAAATCCGCACAATGGCGAACGAGGAAAACTGCCTGTTCAGCGATGCCGGAACCACCTTGCTCCTGCCCACCGGCAAGATCGACGAATCGCTTTTCAACGACGGCCTGCATCCGAACGAGAAAGGGTATCAGTTAATAGCTAAAACAATAGCCGAGTAATACTCAGCTATTGTTTTAACGACTTACGCACCAGCCAGTAAGAGACTGACAACGTGCAAATCTCAGCGATCGGTATATCATACCAGATGGCGTCGATACCGAATACAGCGGGGAGGACAAGTATGCCGATTCCTACGAATATGAGTCCTCTCAAAGCTGATATAATGATCGAAATCTTCGCATTCCCGATAGCCGTAAAATAGCTGGATGCCAGGATATTCAGACCGCACAACAAAAAGGCAAAGCAATAGATCGAGACACCCCGCGACGCAATAGCAAAGGCCTCGCTGCTGTGATCGTTGAAAAACAATCCGATAATCTGTTCGCCGAACAATAACAATACCAGGAACAAACCGATCCCGATCGCGGAATTAACCCGCACGGCAAGTCCCAGGATCGACTTGATACGTTCCTGCTTCTTCGCCCCGTAGTTATATCCTATAATAGGTATGATACCATCCGATATCCCCAGGAATATGGTGGTTCCGATAAACAGGATATAATTGATTGCCGTAAACGCCGCCACCCCACTTTCACCCAGATACTTCATCATCGTGATATTGAAGAGGAAAACGGTAATTGCTACCGACAGTTCAGACATACCCTCCGACGACCCGTTATAGAAAGCATTCCATACCAGCCGCCAATTGTAGCGTCCACGTTGGACGGCAACGACTTCGTGACGCGAAAACAACCGGGGCACATTCAGGCAAGCACCGATCGTAAAGGCAATACCGGTCGCCAGTCCGGCTCCCATCACGCCCCAACCCAATACGGCAACGAACACGAGGTCGAGAATAATATTCAGGATCACGGTCGTCCCCATGACCGAAGTCGCATACAAGGGATGCCCCATCGCCTTAATGATATAGTCGCCGAAGAACATCGTACACAAAAACGGGAAGAAAGGGACCAATGCCCGGATATATCCTACGGCATCCCCCTGCAACACTGCATTCGCCCCCAGGAAAGAAGCGATCTCTCCCGCAAATAAATAAATCAACAGGCTCACCGCCAAAGACATGGTAATCAGGAACAGGAATACCGAACGCAACGCGTTGTTCGCTTCCTGCTTATCACCTTTTCCCAGACTGATACTGACAATCGTCTGTCCCCCGATGCCCATCACGATGGCAAACGCCGAGATCAAACTATAACACGGTAAGATCAGATTCACACTAGCCAGCGCATTAGCGCCCACAAACCGTCCGAGCACAATCCCGTCAATTACGGACTGGATACCCAGAAATAATAGTCCCGCCACGCCGGGAAGTGCATACTTTGTAAATAACCGGGGAATCTCACCTGTCAACAATAACCTCTCTCTTTCCTGGCGGAAGAGAGCTTTTTCCTTACTCATAAAACAACTTGCTTTTGGTTCCGGCTGCAAAGGTAAGGAGGTCTTTTCAGAGAAAAATTACCATAAGATAATTTCGGTCTGCTCTTTTTATTTAGAAGAGGAACGGATACGGCTCAACGATTGCGGCGTGATCTGCAGGTAGGAAGCGATATGTTTCAACGGCACTCGCTGGAACAGATCCGGGCGCGAGTGCATCAGACTCTCGTATTGTTCGCGGGCATCACTCCAACTGTCGTTGATAAAATAGTTCTCATATTCCCGCAGGTAATAGTCGAGCAGCTTCAATCCCCAGATAGCGATATCGTGCGACTGTTCGAAAAGTTTGTCCAGTTTCGTGGCAGGGATGCGGAACAGGACGGTATCCTCCACCATCTCCACGTTATAGACCGAGATGTCGCGGTAAACGAAATTGATCATTTCGCCGTCGCTGGCAAACCATAAGGTGATATCTTTCGTATCCAGTTCGACATATGCCCGGACCAATCCCTCTTTGACGAACCAGACAAACGGGTCGCGGTCGCCTTCCCTCGTCGAAAGTTCTCCTTTCGAGAAAGCCACCTCCTCCATCTCGTCGACCAGCAACCGGATCGCTTCGTCGGACATGGGATAAACCGCCCGCTGTTGTTCTATGAATTTATCCATGCTGTTTTTGTAACAAGTCCAATAACAGGGTCAACGCAGCATCCGCCGCCGCCTGTATATTTTCCGCCCTGACCGTTCCGAAATGAAAACAATGTGAGACGATTTCACCTTTCAGGGCTGCGGCGATCCAAACCGTGCCGACCGGTTTTTCCGGGGTTCCTCCGCCGGGTCCTGCAATACCGGAAGTCGCTACAGCACAGTCGCATCCGAGGGTACGGATCGCTCCCTGCGCCATCTGTTCCACCACTTCGCGGCTGACGGCCCCATGCTGGCGAAGACTTTCTTCCGAAACACCCAATACATGCTGTTTCACTTCGTTGCTGTAAGAGACAACTCCCCCGACAAAATAATCGGAGCTACCTGCCACCAGCGTAATCATATTGGCTATCCGGCCCCCCGTGCAGCTTTCCGCCGTCCCCATCGACAACTTCTTCGTTCGAAGAAGTTTGCCTAATTGTTCGCTTATTGAATTCATATTGTTTTTATCTAATTGAATGTTACTTTTCTCTTGAAAGAAAAGTAACCAAAAGTTCAAGGCTACACCTGCCTCGCTACTCCGCATCCTACGTTCGCTGTCGTCTGTGAACTCGCTTCGCTCAAACAGCACAGCCTCCGGGCGCTCTCTCCGGCTGCTGCGCTTTACGCTCACCAGCTGAGGCCTGACATAGGAAGCAAAGCTTCCTCTTAGGATTGCCGATACCGCCTGTTTTAAAGGTGTCGGTATCGGCAATCCCCAAAGAGCGCAAAGCGCTCTCTGAAAGGCCTCAGCGGATGAGCGTCCGCGAAGGGGGAAGACGAAGCGGCCCGGAAAAATCCGCTGTCTGAGCGTAGCGAGTTTCGGATTTTTCAAGCGTAGTCTTTCACCATAGCAGCGAAGCCGGTGCAGCCTTGATCTTTTGATTACTTTTGGATCAAGCCAAAAGTAATTTAAATAACCACCCGTGAGAACGGAACAGCGTCCATCGGACAAAAATCCTTATCGAGGAATTTATAATAACCAGTGATGGCAACCATCGCCGCGTTGTCTGTTGTAAACGCGAACTTCGGGATATGCACTTTCCAGCCATACCGCTTCGCATGGTCGAGGAAGGCATCGCGCAAACCGGAGTTTGCCGAAACACCGCCGGCCACCGCCACCTCTTTTATATTCAGGTCTTTCGCTGCCTTGCGCAACTTATCCATCAGGATATCGATCACTGTCGACTGAAGGGAGGCACAAAGGTCACGTTTATTATTTTCGATGAAGTCCGGATCTTCCTGTAGTTTATCCCTCAAGGTGTAGAGGAAAGAAGTCTTCAGTCCGCTGAAGCTATAATCGTACCCCGGAATATGCGGTTTGCTGAAAGTAAAGGCTTTCGGATTTCCTTCGTTGGCCAAGCGGTTCACCACCGGACCACCCGGATAACCCAGTCCCATCACCTTCGCACATTTGTCGAAGGCTTCGCCCGCTGCGTCGTCTATCGTCTGCCCTATCACCTCCATGTCGTTATAAGCATTTACTTTGATGATCTGCGAGTTACCGCCCGATACCAGCAAACACAGGAACGGGAACGAGGGAGCATGATCGTCTTCCGGCGTTTCCTTGATAAAGTGAGCCAGTACATGCGCCTGCAAATGGTTGATCTCGATCATCGGGATGTCCAAAGATGCGGCAAACCCTTTGGCAAAGGAGGTACCGACCAGCAGGGATCCCATCAACCCCGGCCCGCGTGTGAACGCAACGGCGCTCAGTTCCGACTTATCGATACCTGCACGCTTGATAGCCTCTGCGACCACCGGGATGATATTCTGCTGGTGTGCGCGTGAAGCCAGCTCGGGAACCACGCCACCATATGCTTCGTGAACCGCCTGACTGGCTATCACATTCGACAGCATCACGCCGTCGCGTATTACGGAAGAGGAAGTATCATCACAGGATGATTCTATCCCCAATATTGTTACACTC encodes the following:
- a CDS encoding glycoside hydrolase family 97 protein, with product MKAQVLLTFLLLGSMPLLAQKSYQLQSPDRKLHTVVTVGDNVEFSLNHDGTEVLAPSAISMTLQTGEVLGGNSPKVSKVTKGSVDKSIPSPLYKKSEVSDIYNEMTIAFRGDYSIVFRLYNDGMAYRFVTKKKGDMIVKDEEASYNFSTDHKTFAAYVNTTKPTFEEQFSNSFEQPYYNEPITKLNDKRLMILPFLVDLGNGKKVCITEADLESYPGMFLNNTTDKPSLKSVHAPYPKVKQQGGHNQLQMLVKERENYIAKTKGNRSFPWRVFVVSENDKQLADCDMVYRLAAPSRIKDISWIKPGKVAWDWWNDWNISGVDFRAGINNETYKYYIDFAADHGIEYVILDEGWAVNLKADLLQVIPEIDLKEIVSYAKSKNVDIILWAGYYAFDRDMENVVKHYADMGVKGFKVDFMDRDDQEIIDFLYRGAETCARYNMLVDYHGICKPTGLQRTYPNVINYEGVNGLEQLKWSPESYDMVTYDVTFPFIRMVAGPVDYTQGAMRNAIRQNYRPVYSEPMSQGTRCRQLATYVIFESPLNMLCDNPTNYMREKECTEFIAAIPTVWEETQVLDAKVSEYIAMARKHGDNWYVGALTNWEPRELELDLSFLGDGDYKLELFKDGINADRAASDYKKEIIPVPADRKLKIKMAPGGGYAAKIYK
- a CDS encoding SGNH/GDSL hydrolase family protein, translated to MKRLLSIFILCMVCLSAGAEWKWQNPMDAGFPVIQNQGWPGEIGQTYVRLPDRAKGEVREPVWNLSRNSAGLAIHFYCNSPQITVRYQVSGGYAMPHMQSTGVSGLDLYSIDSEGKWSFCFGNYSFGDTIRYSYTNLGQDKFHNRGFEYRLYLPLYNSIKWMEIGTPEGTELTFIPQSPEKPIVLYGTSIAQGACSSRPAMAWANILQRSLDYPLVNLGFSGNGQLEKAVLNYIVEQDARLYILDCLPNFTQKTNEEVTALVIAAVKQIREKRNAPILLVEHAGYSNAPSNRGQYELYTRLNAASRKGYEALLQAGVKDLYYLTHEELNYPPDAWVDYVHPSDLGATYQATAVEKKVRDILRLPVGDSPTTQPVTQRREPNNYEWQTRHRDILKHIEQNPPKAVILGNSITHFWGGEPAGPRSSGAKSWKKIMEPAGFQNLGYGYDRIENVLWRIYHGELDGYEADKVVLMIGTNNMGISPDNDIVEGLRFLITAIRNRQPKATVKVIGILPRREHEDWVKNINQQIRTMANEENCLFSDAGTTLLLPTGKIDESLFNDGLHPNEKGYQLIAKTIAE
- a CDS encoding MATE family efflux transporter, yielding MSKEKALFRQERERLLLTGEIPRLFTKYALPGVAGLLFLGIQSVIDGIVLGRFVGANALASVNLILPCYSLISAFAIVMGIGGQTIVSISLGKGDKQEANNALRSVFLFLITMSLAVSLLIYLFAGEIASFLGANAVLQGDAVGYIRALVPFFPFLCTMFFGDYIIKAMGHPLYATSVMGTTVILNIILDLVFVAVLGWGVMGAGLATGIAFTIGACLNVPRLFSRHEVVAVQRGRYNWRLVWNAFYNGSSEGMSELSVAITVFLFNITMMKYLGESGVAAFTAINYILFIGTTIFLGISDGIIPIIGYNYGAKKQERIKSILGLAVRVNSAIGIGLFLVLLLFGEQIIGLFFNDHSSEAFAIASRGVSIYCFAFLLCGLNILASSYFTAIGNAKISIIISALRGLIFVGIGILVLPAVFGIDAIWYDIPIAEICTLSVSYWLVRKSLKQ
- a CDS encoding Crp/Fnr family transcriptional regulator; the encoded protein is MDKFIEQQRAVYPMSDEAIRLLVDEMEEVAFSKGELSTREGDRDPFVWFVKEGLVRAYVELDTKDITLWFASDGEMINFVYRDISVYNVEMVEDTVLFRIPATKLDKLFEQSHDIAIWGLKLLDYYLREYENYFINDSWSDAREQYESLMHSRPDLFQRVPLKHIASYLQITPQSLSRIRSSSK
- a CDS encoding CinA family protein, whose product is MNSISEQLGKLLRTKKLSMGTAESCTGGRIANMITLVAGSSDYFVGGVVSYSNEVKQHVLGVSEESLRQHGAVSREVVEQMAQGAIRTLGCDCAVATSGIAGPGGGTPEKPVGTVWIAAALKGEIVSHCFHFGTVRAENIQAAADAALTLLLDLLQKQHG
- the tsaD gene encoding tRNA (adenosine(37)-N6)-threonylcarbamoyltransferase complex transferase subunit TsaD translates to MSVTILGIESSCDDTSSSVIRDGVMLSNVIASQAVHEAYGGVVPELASRAHQQNIIPVVAEAIKRAGIDKSELSAVAFTRGPGLMGSLLVGTSFAKGFAASLDIPMIEINHLQAHVLAHFIKETPEDDHAPSFPFLCLLVSGGNSQIIKVNAYNDMEVIGQTIDDAAGEAFDKCAKVMGLGYPGGPVVNRLANEGNPKAFTFSKPHIPGYDYSFSGLKTSFLYTLRDKLQEDPDFIENNKRDLCASLQSTVIDILMDKLRKAAKDLNIKEVAVAGGVSANSGLRDAFLDHAKRYGWKVHIPKFAFTTDNAAMVAITGYYKFLDKDFCPMDAVPFSRVVI